One Sulfitobacter sp. M39 genomic window, GCAGCGACCATATCGATCAATGCCTCCCCGCAACACAGGATCATTGCCCCATCCCCGCGCGGTCACCGGCCAATGCGGCGGCCACATCCGGCTGATCAGTATAGACCGCAAGCGCGGCCTCGCAGCCTTCGGCCCAGATAAGCGACAGCCAGTTTTCAAACGCCTCGGCAAAGGCCTGATGCTCGGCCAGATCGCCATAGATATGACGCTGCGCGAGCCAGAGCTGGGGTGCTTCGCGCGCCGCCAGGGCCACAGCGTTGAGGCTCGCCCATTGCGGGTCGTTCGGCTCGATCTCTGTCCCGTCCATGCGGGTGCCAGCACACATACGGGCCCACAGCGCCTCTACCAGGGCCAGACCGGTGCAGCTGCCCTTTGCCGCCAAGGCGTCGCGCAGAACCGGCAGGACAAACCCCGGATGTCGTGATGACCCGTCAAAAGCCACGCGCCGTGTCGTGTCGCGGATCGCGGGGTTGGCGAAACGTTTGGCGATCAAGTCCACATAGGCCGCCGGTTCTTGACCGGGCACGGCGGCGATGTAGGGTGCGATTTCCTCGGCCTCGATCTTGCGGAACATGGCAGAGGTCAACGGGTGCGCCATACAATCGGCAATGGTTTCCAAGCCCAGCAACTCTCCGGCGTTGGCCAAGACCTGATGGCCGGCGTTGAGGATGCGGATTTTCATTGCCTCATAGTCATGCACCGCATCGGTAAAGATCGCCCCCGCCTTGTCCCAGTCAGGGCGTCCGGCGCAGAAGTCGTCTTCGATCACCCATTGGCGGTAGTTCTCGTGGGTCACCGGTGCCGCGTCATCGACGCCAAGGCTTTGCGCCAGCGCGATTTCGTCAGGGCCGGTGGCGGGCACGATGCAATCCACCATAGAGTTCGGGAAGCTGCAGTTTTGCTCGATCCACTGGGCAAGCGCCGCGTCACTTTGGCGGGCCAGGGTCACGACGGCTTGGCGCGTCGCGGTGCCATTGCCGCGCAGGTTGTCGCAGCTTTGGACCGTGAACGGACCATGGCCCGCATCGCGCCGCAGCTTGAGCGCGGCAATAATCGCGCCGAAAACCGTCTTGGGCTGTTCGGGCTGCGCGCGGTCATGCTGGATATCGGCGTGGGTCAGATCAAGCCCGCCGGTTTCGGGGTCGATGAAATACCCGCCTTCGGTCACGGTCAGCGACACGATGCGGATCGCGGGGTCCGCCATCGCGGCAATCAGTGGCGCGTTGTCTTCGGCAATTGGGATGTAATCGATCATCGAGCCGACGACCTCTGCCGTGACACGACCGGGGGCCAGTTCGATCAAAGTGGTCAGATAGTCCTGCGCTTTAAGCTTGTCGCGCATCGCGCTGTCATAGGCCCGCACGCCGGCCCCGATCAGCGCCCAATCCTGCGCTAGCCCCTGTTGCATCAACTTGTGCAGATACCACGCCTGATGGGCGCGATGGAAGTTGCCCAGGCCGATATGGATGATCCCCGCCGAGAGCGCGCCGCGATCGTAGTCGGGCGTACCGATACGGGCTGGCAGGTCGCCAAGGCGATCCAGGGACAGCGGCACCGGAGGCGGCGCGTCTGTGTTTGTTGTGGTC contains:
- a CDS encoding mannitol dehydrogenase family protein, which codes for MNEPTTTNTDAPPPVPLSLDRLGDLPARIGTPDYDRGALSAGIIHIGLGNFHRAHQAWYLHKLMQQGLAQDWALIGAGVRAYDSAMRDKLKAQDYLTTLIELAPGRVTAEVVGSMIDYIPIAEDNAPLIAAMADPAIRIVSLTVTEGGYFIDPETGGLDLTHADIQHDRAQPEQPKTVFGAIIAALKLRRDAGHGPFTVQSCDNLRGNGTATRQAVVTLARQSDAALAQWIEQNCSFPNSMVDCIVPATGPDEIALAQSLGVDDAAPVTHENYRQWVIEDDFCAGRPDWDKAGAIFTDAVHDYEAMKIRILNAGHQVLANAGELLGLETIADCMAHPLTSAMFRKIEAEEIAPYIAAVPGQEPAAYVDLIAKRFANPAIRDTTRRVAFDGSSRHPGFVLPVLRDALAAKGSCTGLALVEALWARMCAGTRMDGTEIEPNDPQWASLNAVALAAREAPQLWLAQRHIYGDLAEHQAFAEAFENWLSLIWAEGCEAALAVYTDQPDVAAALAGDRAGMGQ